Genomic segment of Streptomyces sp. NBC_01210:
GTCCACCTCGGCGAGCGCGAGTGCTCGTTGCAGCGCCGCCACCAGAAGATCATCGAGGAGGCGCCGAGCGTCCTGCTGGACGAGAAGACCCGCGCCGCGATGGGCGAGGCCGCGGTCCAGGCGGCCCGCTCGTGCGGCTACCGGGGCGCGGGCACGGTGGAGTTCATCGTCCCTGGCCATGACCCGTCCGCGTACTACTTCATGGAGATGAACACCCGCCTCCAGGTCGAGCACCCGGTGACGGAGCTCATCACCGGCCTGGACCTGGTCGAGTGGCAACTGCGGGTCGCGGCGGGCGAGCAACTGCCCTTCGCGCAGGAGGACATCAGCCTCACGGGCCATGCGGTCGAGGCCCGTGTCTGCGCGGAGGACCCCGCACGCGGCTTCCTGCCCTCGGGCGGCACGGTCCTCGCGCTGCACGAGCCGCAGGGCGACGGGGTGCGCACCGACTCGGGCCTGGCCGAGGGCACGGAGGTCGGCAGCCTGTACGACCCGATGCTGTCGAAGGTCATCGCGTACGGCCCGGACCGCCCGACCGCCCTGCGCAGACTGCGCGCGGCTCTCGCGGACACGGTCACCCTCGGCGTCCCGACGAACGCGGGCTTCCTGCGCCGTCTGCTGGCCCACGGGTCGGTGGTCTCCGGCGACCTGGACACGGGCCTGGTGGAGCGCGAGGCGGACGACCTGGTCCCGGAAGGTGTCCCGGACGAGGTGTACGCGGCGGCCGCGGCGGTACGACTGGCCGGGCTGAGTCCGCGGCGGGGTGCGGGCTGGGTGGACCCCTTCTCGGTGTCGAACGCCTGGCGCCTGGGCGGCACCCCCGCCTGGACGGTCCATGACTTCCGTATCCCTGGCCGCGACCCGGTGCATGTGCGCACGCGCGCGGTGGCCGGAACCACGGAGATCGCGCTCGGCGAAGCCGCGGCGGCGGCCGGTGCGGAGCTGCCCGGCCGGGGGGCCGGCATCCGCCTTGTCGCGCTCGAGCCCGGCCGGGTGACGATCGAACTCGACGGCGTCACCCACACCTTCACCCACGCCCCCTCCCCGGAGGGGACCTGGCTCGGCCAGGACGGCGACAGCTGGCACGTCCTGGACCACGACCCGGTCGAGGCCTCCCTGAGCGGCGCCGCGCACGCCGGCGCCGACACCCTGGCCGCACCGATGCCGGGCACCGTCACCGTGGTGAAGGTCGCCGTCGGGGACGAGGTCGACGCGGGCCAGAGTCTGCTGGTCGTCGAGGCGATGAAGATGGAACACGTCATCTCCGCCCCGCACGCCGGCACCGTCACCGAGCTGGACGTCACACCCGGCTCGACCGTCGCCATGGACCAGATCCTGGCGGTCGTCACCCCGAGGGAGGACGCATGACCGACGGGCTGCCCATGGCCGTTCCCGTGCAGGATCTGCCGCCCCGCGTCCGTATCCACGAGGTCGGCGCCCGCGACGGGCTGCAGAACGAGAAAACGGTCGTTCCGACCGAGGTCAAGGCCGAGTTCATCCACCGGCTCGCCGACGCCGGTCTGACGACGATCGAGGCGACCAGCTTCGTCCACCCCAAGTGGGTGCCCCAACTCGCCGACGCCGAGCAGCTGTTCCCGCTGCTCGGCGACATCGAAGGCGTCGCGCTGCCCGTCCTCGTACCGAACGAACGCGGGCTCGAGCGGGCAACGGCCCTCGGTGCGCGCCGGATCGCCGTGTTCGGATCGGCGACCGAGACCTTCGCGCAGCGCAATCTCAACCGCACCGTCGGCGAGTCGCTCGCCATGTTCGAGCCGGTCGTCGCCAAGGCCCGCGCCGACAAGATCCATGTCCGCGGCTATCTCTCCATGTGCTTCGGCGACCCGTGGGAGGGCCCGGTCCCGGTCCACCAGGTCGTCCGGGTCGCCAAGCAGCTGATGGACCTCGGCTGCGACGAACTGAGTCTCGGCGACACCATCGGCGTGGCCACGCCCGGCCATGTGCAGAGCCTGCTCGCCGAGCTCAACGAGGAGGGCGTGCCCACCTCGGCGATCGGCGTGCACTTCCACGACACCTACGGGCAGGCCCTCTCCAACACCTTCGCCGCGCTCCAGCACGGTGTGACCACCGTGGACGCCTCCGCGGGCGGCCTCGGCGGCTGCCCGTACGCGAAGAGCGCGACCGGAAACCTCGCCACCGAAGACCTCGTGTGGATGCTCGACGGCCTCGGCATCGAATCCGGGGTCGACCTCGGCCGGCTCACCGCCACCAGCGCGTGGATGGCCGAACAGCTGGGCCGTCCAAGCCCCTCCCGCACCGTGCGTGCCCTCTCCCACAAGGAGTCGTAGCAATGTCGCTCGACCATCGCCTCACCCCTGAACACGAGGAACTGCGCCGCACCGTCGAGGCGTTCGCGCACGACGTCGTCGCACCGAAGATCGGCGACTTCTACGAGCGCCATGAGTTCCCGTACGAGATCGTCCGCGAGATGGGCCGGATGGGCCTGTTCGGACTGCCCTTCCCCGAGGAGTACGGCGGCATGGGCGGCGACTATCTCGCCCTCGGCATCGCCCTCGAGGAGCTGGCGCGCGTCGACTCGTCCGTCGCGATCACGCTCGAGGCGGGCGTCTCGCTGGGCGCGATGCCGGTCTACCGCTTCGGCACGGAGGAGCAGAAGCAGGAGTGGCTGCCGCGGCTCTGCTCGGGCGAGCTGCTCGGCGCGTTCGGGCTGACCGAGCCCGGCGCCGGCTCGGACGCGGGGGGCACAAGGACGACGGCCGTCCGGGACGGCGACGAGTGGGTCATCAACGGCTCCAAGTGCTTCATCACCAACTCCGGTACGGACATCACGGGCCTGGTGACCGTCACGGCGGTCACCGGCCGCACGCCCGACGGCAAGCCGCTGATCTCCTCGATCATCGTCCCGTCCGGCACTCCCGGCTTCACCGTCGCCGCGCCCTACTCCAAGGTCGGGTGGAACGCCTCGGACACCCGCGAACTGTCCTTCGACGACGTCCGGGTGCCGCTCGCCAACCTGCTCGGCGAGGAGGGCCGCGGATACGCCCAGTTCCTGCGGATCCTCGACGAGGGCCGGATCGCCATCTCGGCGCTGGCGACCGGGCTCGCGCAGGGCTGTGTGGACGAGTCCGTGAAGTACGCCAAGGAGCGACACGCCTTCGGAAGGCCAATCGGCGCCAACCAGGCGATCCAGTTCAAGATCGCCGACATGGAGATGCGGGCGCATATGGCCCGGGTCGGCTGGCGGGACGCGGCCTCGCGTCTCGTCCAGGGTGAGCCGTTCAAGAAGGAGGCGGCGCTGGCGAAGCTGTACTCGTCGACCGTCGCCGTCGACAACGCCCGCGAGGCCACCCAGATCCATGGCGGCTACGGCTTCATGAACGAGTACCCGGTGGCCAGGATGTGGCGGGACTCCAAGATCCTGGAGATCGGCGAGGGCACGAGCGAGGTCCAGCGGATGCTGATCGCACGGGAGTTGGGCCTGTCCGGCTGACGCGCGCGTGAACGGGGGGCAGCCCGGAAAGGGTCGCCCCCCGTTCTCGTTCGGGCCGCCTTCGGACCGGCTGCGGGCCGCCTTTCGGGGTCCGGTCTGCGCATCGGGCCTCGATGTGCGCATCGCGGCAGACGCCCGCTGGACAGAAGATAAGGTTAGGCTAACCTACCTTTCGAACTGCCAGTGGCCGAACCGGCACGCACGAAAACGGACATCATCATGCCCAACGCCCGTCCTTCCCGTCTCACCCGTCGCGGCGTGCTCGCCGCGGGCAGCGCCCTCGGGCTCGGCATCGCGCTCGCCGCCTGCGGCAAGAGCGACGACAAGGGCGGCTCGGGCAAGGCCGCCGAGAAGTCCGGCCCCTGGTCCTTCAAGGACGACCGCGGCACGAACGTCCAGTTGAAGACGACCCCGAGGAACATCGTCGCGTTCATCGGCACCGCCGCGGCCCTGTACGACTACGGCGTCGAGGTCAAGGGCGTCTTCGGCCCGACCAAGGGCAAGGACGACAAGCCCGACGTCCAGGCCGGCGACCTCGACATCAACAAGGTCGAGATCATCGGCAATGTCTACGGCGAGTTCAAGATCGAGCAGTACGCGGCCCTGAGCCCCGAGCTGCTGATCACCAACATGTGGGCCAAGGACGACCCGTGGTACGTCCCGCCGCAGTCCAAGGACAAGATCATGAAGCTGGCTCCCAGCGTTCTGCTGTGGGCGGCCGGAACCACCATGCAGAAGGCGCTGCAGCGCCACGCCGAGCTCGCCGAGTCCCTCGGCGGTGACGTCAAGGGCAAGCAGGCCGCTGCCGCCAAGGCCCGCTTCGAGAAGGCCGCGGCCCGGCTGCGCGCGGCCGCCAAGGCCAAGCCGGACATCAAGGTGCTCATCGGCTCCGCCAGCCAGGACCTCTTCTACGTCTCCGTGCCGAAGATGTCCGCCGACACCCTGTACTTCCAGGAGCTGGGCGTGAGGTTCGTCGAGCCGAAGGCGAACGCCCAGGGCTTCTTCGAGGAGCTCAGCTGGGAGAACGTCGGCAAGTACGGCGCCGACATCATCATCATGGACAACCGCTCCTCGGCCCTGCAGCCCGCCGCACTCACCTCCAAGCCGACCTGGGCCGAGCTGCCCGCGGTCAAGGCCGAACAGGTCTTCCCGCGCGTCACCGAGCCCATCTACTCGTACGACAAGTGCGCGCCGATCCTCGAGGACCTGGCCAAGGCCATCGAGACGGCGAAGAAGGTCGCCTGACCATGACGACCACCCAGCCCCGCCGGCGATTGAGGCGCAGGGCCCCGGGGCGGAGTCCCGGGGGTCGGGCTCAGGCCGAAGGCCAGGGCACCTGCGGCGAGCGGTAGAAGTCGATCCCGAGCGCCGCCATCCTCGGCCCCTGCGCCGCCAACCGCACCTTGTACGCCTCCCAGTCATGCGTGGACGCCGGCGACCACCCCAGCTCCGCAACCCCCGGCAGCCTCGGGAAGGCCATGAACTCGATGTGGTCGCTGGTGGAGATCGTCTCCGACCAGAGCGGCGCCTCGACACCCGCGACCGCGGATCCGGGCGCGCCCGGCAGATACGTCGCCGGGTCCCAGTCGTAGGAGCGCCGCACCTCCACAAAGCCGGCCCAGTCCAGGCCGAGCGGCGTGTCCTTGTTGTACTTCATATCGAGGTAGACCCGGTCGGCGGGCGACAGGATCAGCCCGGTGCCGTTCCGCGCCGCCCGCGCGACCTGCGCCTTCTCGGCGTCGCTCGTGCCGTCCAGGCCCCAGTACTGGGCGAGCGCTCCCTTCGCCGGTGTGGCGCCGGTCAGCTGATGCCAGCCGACCACGGTCTTCCCGTACTTGGCGACGATCGGCTGCACCTTGTCCATGAACGCCACATAGTCGGCGTGGCTGGTGGAGTGGGCCTCGTCGCCGCCGATGTGGAGGTATCTGCCGGGGGTGAGCGCCGCCAGCTCACGTACCACGTCGTCCACGAAGTTGTACGTCACGGGCTTGGGCACGCACAGCGAGCTGAAGCCGACGTCGGTGCCGGTGTAGAGGGGCGGCGCGATGCCGGAGCAGTTCAGCTCGGCGTACGAGGCGAGCGCCGCGTTGGTGTGTCCCGGCATGTCGATCTCGGGGACGACCTCCAGATAGCGCGAGGCGGCGTGGCCGAGGATCTCCTGGTAGTCCTTCTTGGTGTAGTGGCCGCCGTGTCCGCCGCCGACCTGGGTGGAGCCGCCGTACGTGGCGAGACGCGGCCAGGAGTCGATGGCGATCCGCCAGCCCTGGTCGTCGGAGAGATGCAGATGCAGTTTGTTGATCTTGTAGAGCGCCAGCTGGTCGATATAGCGCTTGACCTGGTCGACGGTGAAGAAGTGCCGTGAGACATCGAGCATCGCGCCTCGGTAGGCGTACCTCGGGGTGTCGGTGATGGTGCCGCCCGCGACCTTCCACGGCACCTGCTGTCTGCTGTCCTTCTCCACCGAGGCCGGCAGCAGCTGCCGCAGCGTCTGGACGGCGTGGAAGAGCCCGGCGGGCTTGTGGGCGGTGAGGGTGAGCGAGCCGCGCGTGGACTCCAGCCGGTAGCCCTCCTCACCCAGGCCCTGGTCCCGGGGGCTCAACCGCAGCTGGATGCCGCCGGGGAGGTGGTCGTCGGTGACGGGCAGGGCGTAGCCGGTGGAGGGCCGCAGGATCCGGGCGAGGTACGTGCCGATCTGCCGTGCCTCGCGGGAGTGGTCGTCGACGCGGATACGGGTCCACGGGGTGAGGGTGTACGGCGCTCCGCCCGGCTGCACGGAGGCGGGCGCGGGGACGATCCGGCCGAGCGGGCGGACGGCGGGAGCCGGTTCCGCACCCGCGGGCACGGCCCCGACGGTGGAGATCCCTGCCGCCACGACGAGCAGCAGCGAACCGAACAGACGGGGGAACGTTCTGGGCTGTCTCACAGGCTGGGTCCCTTCGACGGGCGTCGCAACTGTGGTGCTGAGCAACCGAACGGCAGTCATCATGCGTACCGCGAGCCCCAACTCCGGTCAAGGTGTGGACCACACTGCGCATCCCCCGGACCCGGCAGGAATCACCTGGGCCGGGGTCCTCGCCAACTCGCCCTGGGCGAACCCACGTACGCCCACGCCGGTGCGAGAATCCCCGCATGGCGGAAATCATCCAGAAGGACGGCACGTGGACCTTCGACGGGGACACGGTGCGCATCGTGCCCGGCAGCGACAAAGGCGTGAGCCTGCTGCGGAAGACCCTCGGTGAAGTCGCCGTACCCCTGGCGGCGCTCGCCGGGATCTCCTTCGAGCCGGGCAAGAAGTCGGGACGGCTGCGGCTGCGGCTGCGCAACGGCGCCGACCCGCTCCTTCAGATCACCGGCGGCAAGCTGGAGGACGGCTCCGACCCCTACCGGCTGACGGTGGAGAACGACCGGACCGGCGTCGCCGAGTACTTCGTCGACGCCGTGCGCAACGCCCTGCTGCTCGACCAGGTGGAGACCAGCCCTGTCACCGGCTATCTGCTGCCCGGGCCCGCTCTCCCGATCACCGTCGGCGCGGGCGACGGCACCGCCACCTTCGACGGGGAGCGGATCCGGCTGGACTGGAACTGGAAGACCGAGGAGTCCAAGTCCTCGGTCGGCCCGCGCACGCTCGCGCTCGAGGATGTGGAATCGGTGGAGTGGCTGCCCTCCGTCGGCCTGGAGAACGGCTATCTGCGCTTCGCCGTGACCAAGGCCCCGACGAAGGCCCCGCCCAAGTACGACCCGCACGCCGTGGAGCTGTGGGGCTTCCGCAAGGACCCGCTGATGGCGCTGGTCGCGGCGGCCGTGGTGGCCCGTATGCCGCATCCGTACGCCCCGGCGCCCGTCGACACTCCCCCGCGGCTCGCGCCGGGCGCACCCGCACCCGCCGCCACGCCGTCCGGCGACGATCATGACGCGCTGCTGCGCCGACTGCGTGAACTGGGTGAGCTGCATCAGGCTGGGATACTGACGGACGACGAGTTCGCGACCGCCAAACAGGCCGTTCTGAAGCGCCTCTGAGTGACATCTGCCCGGAATCGGGCAGGATTCTTGCAAACACCGTAGGTCACCCAGCAATATCTACGGGTGCTCGAACGCCGCCCATCGTCACACGACGAACTCATCGACCACCTGGTGCGCAGCACCGCGCTCCAGCGCGGTGAGGCAGCCCGGGTGGTACTCGACGTGCTGGCGTACTTCGACGAGAAGACCGAAGAATTCGTCCGCCGCCGCCACCGCGAGCTGCAGTCCGGTGGTCTGGCGAACACGGAGATCTTCGAGCGGATCGCGGCCGAACTGCCGCACCGCGCCGTGGCGCCGCCGGAGCTCTCGCTCCGCCAGCTGCGCCGCATCGTCTACGGCTGACCGGTCGGCCGGGCACACCACTGACCCATGGAGGGGAAAGACTTTATGTGCGGAATTGTCGGTTACATCGGCAAGCGTGATGTGGCACCGCTGCTGCTGGAAGGCCTGCAGCGGCTGGAGTACCGGGGTTACGACTCCGCGGGCATCGTGATCACCAGCCCCAAGACCGCCGGGCTGAAGATGGTCAAGGCCAAGGGCCGGGTCCGTGACCTGGAGGCCCGTGTCCCCAAGCGCTTCGCCGGCACCACCGGCATCGCCCACACCCGTTGGGCCACCCACGGCGCCCCGAGCGACGAGAACGCACACCCCCACCTCGACCCCGAGAACAAGGTCGCGATCGTCCACAACGGCATCATCGACAACGCCTCCGAGCTGCGCGCCAAGCTCGTCGCCGACGGCGTCGTCTTCCTCTCCGAGACGGACACCGAGGTCCTGACCCACCTCATCGCCCGCTCCCAGGCGGAGACCCTGGAGGAGAAGGTCCGCCAGTCGCTGAAGCTGGTCGAGGGCACCTACGGCGTCGCCGTGATGCACGCCGACTTCAACGACCGCATCGTCGTCGCCCGCAACGGCTCCCCGGTCGTCCTCGGCATCGGCGAGAAGGAGATGTTCGTCGCCTCCGACGTCGCCGCGCTGGTCGCCCACACCCGCCAGATCGTCACCCTCGACGACGGCGAGATGGCCACCCTCAAGGCCGACGACTTCCGCACGTACACCACCGAGGGTTCGCGCACGACGGCCACGCCGACCACCGTGGAGTGGGAGGCCGAGTCGTACGACATGGGCGGCCATGACACGTACATGCACAAGGAGATCTCCGAGCAGGCCGACGCCGTGGACCGCGTGCTGCGCGGCCGCATCGACGACCGGTTCTCCACCGTGCACCTGGGCGGCCTGAACCTGGACGCGCGTGAGGCACGCGGCGTGCGCCGGATCAAGATCCTCGGCTGCGGCACCTCGTACCACGCCGGCATGATCGGCGCCGGGCTGATCGAAGGCCTCGCCCGCATCCCCGCGGACGCCGAGCCGGCCTCCGAGTTCCGCTACCGCAACCCGGTCGTGGACCCCGACACCCTCTACATCGCGGTCTCCCAGTCGGGTGAGACGTACGACGTGCTCGCCGCCGTCCAGGAGCTCAAGCGCAAGGGCGCGCGCGTCCTCGGCGTGGTGAATGTCGTCGGCTCGGCGATCGCCCGCGAGGCCGACGGCGGTGTGTACGTCCACGCCGGTCCCGAGGTCTGCGTCGTCTCCACCAAGTGCTTCACCAACACGGTGGTCGCCTTCGCGCTGCTGGCGCTGCACCTCGGCCGCATCCGCGACCTCTCCGTGACCGACGGCAAGCGGATCATCGAGGGCCTGCGCAAGCTGCCCGAGCAGATCAGCGAGATCCTCGAGTCCGAGGCAGACATCAAGAAGCTGGCCGAGGAGTACGCGGGCGCCAAGTCGATGATGTTCATCGGCCGGGTGCGCGGCTACCCGGTGGCGCTGGAGGCCTCCCTGAAGCTCAAGGAGATCTCCTACATCCACGCCGAGGCGTACCCGGCCTCGGAGCTCAAGCACGGCCCGCTGGCGCTGATCGAGCCGGCGCTGCCGACGGTCGCGATCGTCCCGGACGACGACCTGCTGGAGAAGAACCGCGCGGCCCTGGAGGAGATCAAGGCCCGCAGCGGCAAGATCCTCGCCGTCGCGCACCGCGAGCAGGAGAAGGCCGACCACACCATCGTCGTGCCGAAGAACGAGCACGAGTTGGACCCGATCCTGATGGGCATCCCGCTCCAGCTGTTCGCGTACCACACGGCGCTGGCCATGGGCCGTGACATCGACAAGCCGCGCAACCTGGCGAAGTCCGTCACGGTCGAGTAGTAGAGCCGAGCGCCCGGGGATACGGCCCCGGGACGCAGCCGGACACAGGCGGTCCCCCCGCGCGTTGCCACCGATACGCGCGGGGGGACCGCCTTTTCGTAAGCCGGTGCAGCCCTAGAGCACCGGCTTGTGGCTGCCTCAGCCGGTGGCCGTCACTCCCCGGCCGGCAGCGCGTCCCGAGAACGTGGGCCACTTGGCGAGTGCGGCCGTCGCGCCGTACCAGGCCGCCAGACCCGCGACCGAGCCGACCCAGCCGCCCGCCTTCGCCAGCCCGTCGTTCTCCGCGAACGAGGCGATGCCGAGCAGCAGCAGCGAGACGAACAGCAGCCCGTACACGCCCTGTCCGAACATTCCGCTCCCCGCGGACGCGGCTGTCAGGGTCAGCGCGAGCAGCGCCCACAGCAGCAGGAAGAGACCTGCCGCCTCGGCGGAGACCTCGGTGCCGACGCCGGTGCCCCAGGTGAACCAGAAGGCGCCGAGGCCCGAGAACGCCGTGCCCGTACCGGCGTTGCCCGCGCGGAACTCGAGCAGGCCGACTATGAACAGTGCGACGCCGCCGACCCAGGTGGCGAGTGAGGAGGCATCAGCCGCGGCGACATTGTCGATCACACCGGTGTTGCCGACGCCGAATGCCAGCAGGGTCAGTCCGAGCGCGAGATGGCCGAGAGTCGAAGTAGAAGTAGCGCTTCCCGCAGAGACGTCGTTGTCCACGGCGGGCTCCCTTCGTGTCCTGTGCAGTTGTGCTGCTACCCAGCGACCGCTATGTACCCTTCACAAGCGCACAATCCACCTCTACGCACCAGTAGATTTCCGTTCGCGCAGAGGGATTTGACGCCGCTTCACCTGCACCGAAGCCGCGATTACGAGACAGCCACGACTGGGCGTACGCGGGATAACGTCGATCTACGGGATCGCGGAACACCGGTTACGGGACATCAGTTACGGGATATCGGTCACTGGATATCGGTTACGGAATGCGGATCACGGGATCACGATGACCGGACGCTGCGCGCGCCGCGCCAGCCGTCCCGCCACCGAACCGAAGATGCGCCCGACGATGCCGTGCGTGGAGCCGACCACGATCGCGTCGGCCGAATACTCCTTGCCGACCTCTTCGAGCTCATGGCAGATGTCGCCGCCGCGCTCGACCAGGATCCACGGCACCTCGGTGAGATAGTCCGCGCAGGCCAGCTCCAGACCGAGCACCTCGGTGCGGTGATCGGGGACGTCCACGAAGACCGGGGGCTCACAGCCCGCCCAGACGGTGGTCGGCAGCCGATTGGCGACATGCACGATGATCAGGCCCGAGCCGGATCGTCTCGCCATTCCGATGGCGTACGCGAGCGCCCGCTCACTGGAGGTCGATCCGTCGAAGCCGACGACGACTCCGTGCCGGAAGGCTGGATCGCAGGAATGACATGTCTCTTCTGCCGCTTGCAGATCCGACAGGGGGTCGGCTACCTGCTTGCGGTCCGCGGGTTCGGGGATTTCGTGACCGGCCATCGGTGTCTCGGCGAAGAAGGTCCTCTTGAGAGGGATCGTCAAGGGAGGGTGCGTCGGTTGGCATGGCGGCGGAGCTGTGTCCGGGAATCATCTTCCCAACCCCATACCCCCAAGGGTACGGCGACACTCCTCTCCTGCCCAGAGCCTGCCCGCCCATACGCGGCGTTCCAGGGAGCATGCCCGAGCCCGCCCCGGAGCGCAATGCCGCTTGGTGTATACAGCCGTCTACACCCCGCTACCGGCGCCCGCAGGCGTCTCCGGCGTCCATAGGTGCATACGGACGTCGGTCCCAGTGACCGGAAGGCTCCGCTCCTCGTTGGCACCTCGGTCACCCCGCCGCCTCCAGGGAGCTTCCGTGCCCGCACGACCGTCCGCCCCGGCCCCCGCACCCTCCCCGACCCGTCAGCACGGACGGCGCCGGGCGCCGCGCCGGGCGCCGGACGCGACCGCCGCGCCGGCCGAACACGCTTCGCGTTCCTCACACCCGTGGTCGTCCTCGTGCGAGTCGGCGAGCCAGGTGGTCCGCTGGGCGGCGTTCAGCTGTCTGCTGGTCCCTGTCGTACTGGTCGTGTACGGCACCTCCGTCGGCGGGGCAGCCGCCGCGGCCCTCGGCCTCGCCGCCGTGACCGCCGCCTGCCGGGTGCTGCTGCGCCAGTCCGAGCGCAGCGCGGCCCGCGCCCGCGCGGCCGAATCGACACCGGCCCGCCGGAAACGCGCCAGGACCGCCCCGGGGGCCCGGAGCCGTCGGCACGGGGCGGGAAGTACGCCCGGAGACTGACGGGTTCACACACTCGGACCCATACGTTTTCAGCCAACTTCGCGCCTGTAGCCTCCTCTTGGCGAAATGGCCTGCCAACCCCCTTGCCACCAGGGAAGAAAGGACCATTCGCGGCCCGCGCACCCTACGGGGACGGGCCATGCATGCGATGCACACTTCCCTGCGCGGCCCACGAGTGGAACGCTTCGTGATCGAATGCTTCGCGCCAAGTTGCCAAGTCGACATAGCGGGGCATGCCGAACTTGTCACGGCGGCGCCACGGGACGCAGTAGATTCGATCATGAGTATCTAAGGCTGGGGACTCGTGCAAAACCGAGGGGAAACGTGCAGGAGCGAGAGGCCCGAAACGAACGGGGAGACGCGAACACCGAGGGGGGCTTAGCGTCATGAGTCAGGACTCCGCCGCACCGGAGGTGGCACGTAAGCTCTCCGGGCGCCGGCGCCGGGAAGTCGTCGCAGTGCTGCTGTTCAGCGGCGGCCCCATTTTTGAAAGTTCCATCCCACTCTCGGTGTTCGGAATTGACCGTCAGGACGCCGGAGTTCCCCGTTATCGGCTGCTTGTCTGCGGTGGCGAGGAGGGCCCGCTGCGGACCACCGGCGGGCTGGAACTGACCGCGCCGTACGGCCTGGAGGCGATAGGGAGAGCAGGCACCGTCGTCGTGCCGGCCTGGCGGTCGATCACGTCACCGCCACCGGTCGAGGCGCTCGACGCCTTGCGCAGAGCGCACGAGGAGGGAGCCAGAATCGTCGGACTGTGCACTGGTGCATTCGTACTCGCCGCGGCCGGTCTGCTCGATGGCCGACCGGCGACCACGCACTGGATGTACGCGCCGACACTCGCCAAGCGGTATCCGTCCGTCCATGTGGATCCGCGCGAGCTCTTCGTCGACGACGGCGATGTGCTCACCTCCGCGGGCACGGCGGCCGGAATCGATCTCTGCCTGCACATCGTGCGTACGGATCACGGCACCGAGGCGGCCGGGGCACTGGCCCGCCGGCTGGTCGTGCCGCCGCGGCGCAGTGGCGGGCAGGAGCGCTATCTGGACAGGTCTTTACCAGAGGAAATCGGGTCGGACCCGCTGGCTGAGGTCGTTTCGTGGGCACTGGAGCATCTCCATGAACAGTTCGACGTGGAGACTCTTGCCGCGCGGGCGTACATGAGCCGACGGACGTTCGACCGGCGATTCCGCTCGCTCACCGGCAGCGCGCCGCTGCAATGGCTGATCACCCAGCGGGTGCTGCAGGCCCAGCGGCTGCTCGAGACCTCCGACTACTCGGTCGACGAGGTCGCGGGCCGCTGCGGCTTCCGCTCCCCGGTGGCCCTGCGTGGCCATTTCCGGCGCCAGCTGGGCTCATCCCCGGCCGCGTACCGGGCCGCCTACCGGGTGCGCCGTCCGCAGAGCGAGTCCGCCCCGGCCCCGGTGGTGGAGCCGGTCCTGCCGGCGCAGGCCTCGCCGCAGGCCAGACGTGCGGCCGCGGCGACGGGACCGTCCGGTCCTGCCGCCGTCTCGGCCGCGCCGCCGGAGCTCAGCAAGACCAGTTCCGAGGCGTACGCGACAGGTCACGGCCGTCCGAGCCTGCCCGGCCAGCGGAGTGCGCCATAAGGTAGGACGCATGAACGATCGCATGGTGTGGATCGACTGCGAGATGACCGGGCTCTCGTTGACGGAAGACGCACTCATCGAGGTGGCCGCACTGGTCACCGACTCGGAACTGAACGTGCTCGGTGAAGGGGTGGACATTGTGATCCGCCCGCCGGACGCTGCGCTGGAGACGATGCCCGAGGTGGTGCGGCAGATGCACACCGCCTCGGGCCTCCTCGAGGAGCTCGCGGGCGGTACCACGCTCGCGGACGCCGAGGCGCAGGTCCTGGCGTACGTACGCGAGCACGTCAAGGAGCCCGGCAAGGCCCCGCTGTGCGGAAACTC
This window contains:
- a CDS encoding helix-turn-helix domain-containing protein codes for the protein MSQDSAAPEVARKLSGRRRREVVAVLLFSGGPIFESSIPLSVFGIDRQDAGVPRYRLLVCGGEEGPLRTTGGLELTAPYGLEAIGRAGTVVVPAWRSITSPPPVEALDALRRAHEEGARIVGLCTGAFVLAAAGLLDGRPATTHWMYAPTLAKRYPSVHVDPRELFVDDGDVLTSAGTAAGIDLCLHIVRTDHGTEAAGALARRLVVPPRRSGGQERYLDRSLPEEIGSDPLAEVVSWALEHLHEQFDVETLAARAYMSRRTFDRRFRSLTGSAPLQWLITQRVLQAQRLLETSDYSVDEVAGRCGFRSPVALRGHFRRQLGSSPAAYRAAYRVRRPQSESAPAPVVEPVLPAQASPQARRAAAATGPSGPAAVSAAPPELSKTSSEAYATGHGRPSLPGQRSAP
- the orn gene encoding oligoribonuclease → MNDRMVWIDCEMTGLSLTEDALIEVAALVTDSELNVLGEGVDIVIRPPDAALETMPEVVRQMHTASGLLEELAGGTTLADAEAQVLAYVREHVKEPGKAPLCGNSVGTDRGFLLRDMPTLEDYLHYRIVDVSSVKELARRWFPRAYFNSPEKNGNHRALADIRESIAELRYYREAVFVPQPGPDSDTAKAIAAKHVLPVE